A genomic segment from Streptomyces antibioticus encodes:
- a CDS encoding SGNH/GDSL hydrolase family protein: MQQSVLDRALDCVVGALATTVELDGIALHRAPEAGRRQLADPMYEFSSTVPSGVRLELVTDAAEVELVARFTEALPLGGTPSGSVLDLVVDGELREPVVVREENLIFHDPATADVRLQPADPAHVRFALGRAGRERRVEIWLPVSRGFRLVDVRVPAGATVRPAPPSGPVWVHHGSSISQCAEADRPTATWPAVVARAAGRSLVNLALAGECHLDPFVARALRDLPAAAISLELGINVLNGDSMRERAFVPAFHGFLDTIREGRPDTPILVVTPIVCPAAETRPGPTLLGSDGVVRTVDRPAVLADGALTLTRIRELLTRHVEARRADGDERLHVVDGTTLFGPDDVADLPDGLHPNTAGYARIAARFLPVAFGPEGVLRPS, encoded by the coding sequence GTGCAGCAGTCCGTCCTCGACCGCGCGCTCGACTGTGTCGTCGGCGCCCTCGCGACCACCGTCGAGCTGGACGGCATCGCCCTGCACCGGGCACCGGAGGCGGGACGCCGGCAACTGGCCGACCCCATGTACGAGTTCAGCAGCACCGTCCCCTCGGGGGTGCGGCTGGAGCTGGTCACGGACGCCGCCGAGGTCGAGCTGGTGGCCCGGTTCACCGAGGCCCTGCCGCTCGGCGGGACCCCCAGCGGCAGCGTCCTCGACCTGGTGGTGGACGGGGAGCTGCGGGAACCGGTGGTCGTGCGGGAGGAGAACCTCATCTTCCACGACCCCGCCACGGCGGACGTACGGCTCCAGCCGGCCGACCCCGCCCACGTCAGGTTCGCCCTCGGCCGCGCGGGCCGGGAGCGGCGGGTGGAGATCTGGCTGCCGGTCTCCCGTGGGTTCCGGCTGGTCGACGTACGGGTCCCGGCGGGGGCGACGGTGCGTCCGGCACCGCCGAGCGGACCCGTGTGGGTGCACCACGGCAGCTCCATCAGCCAGTGCGCGGAGGCGGACCGGCCCACCGCCACCTGGCCGGCCGTCGTCGCACGCGCGGCGGGCCGGTCCCTGGTCAACCTCGCGCTCGCGGGCGAATGCCATCTGGACCCCTTCGTGGCCCGCGCCCTGCGCGATCTGCCCGCGGCCGCGATCAGCCTCGAACTGGGCATCAACGTGCTCAACGGCGACAGCATGCGCGAACGCGCCTTCGTGCCCGCCTTCCACGGATTCCTCGACACGATCCGCGAGGGCAGGCCCGACACACCGATCCTCGTCGTCACGCCCATCGTCTGCCCGGCCGCCGAGACCCGGCCGGGACCCACGCTCCTCGGCTCCGACGGCGTCGTCCGCACCGTCGACCGTCCCGCCGTGCTCGCGGACGGGGCGCTCACCCTCACCCGCATCCGCGAACTGCTCACCCGGCACGTCGAGGCCCGCCGCGCCGACGGCGACGAACGGCTCCATGTCGTCGACGGGACCACCCTGTTCGGACCGGACGACGTCGCCGACCTCCCCGACGGCCTGCACCCCAACACCGCCGGCTACGCCCGGATCGCCGCCCGCTTCCTGCCGGTGGCCTTCGGCCCCGAAGGGGTGCTGCGCCCCTCCTGA
- a CDS encoding alpha/beta hydrolase, with amino-acid sequence MTESVLPMGRALLPRRSPPAPRAAVLVLHGGQEASERRTRPWQLAALRMDPFVRAVAAALPRQDVLIAQVRYRLRGWNGERADPVRDIHRALDELALREGPLPTVLLGHSMGGRAALRAAGHSQVHGVVALAPWWPRDEPVEQVAGRHLVALHGEDDRVTFPAASAECVRRASGLAARAGMAVVGGGDHPMLRRSRFWHRTAAAVVAHLLDPESTPDPLPRECYGTGDFPVL; translated from the coding sequence ATGACCGAGTCGGTTCTCCCCATGGGCCGGGCGCTGCTGCCCCGGCGCAGCCCGCCCGCCCCACGCGCGGCCGTCCTGGTGCTGCACGGCGGCCAGGAGGCGAGCGAGCGCCGCACCCGGCCCTGGCAGCTCGCCGCGCTCCGGATGGACCCCTTCGTCCGCGCGGTCGCGGCGGCCCTGCCCCGCCAGGACGTCCTGATCGCCCAGGTCCGCTACCGGCTGCGCGGCTGGAACGGCGAGCGCGCCGACCCGGTGCGCGACATCCACCGGGCGCTCGACGAACTCGCCCTCCGGGAAGGCCCGTTGCCCACGGTCCTGCTCGGCCACTCGATGGGCGGCCGGGCCGCCCTGCGCGCCGCCGGGCACTCCCAGGTGCACGGCGTCGTCGCCCTGGCCCCGTGGTGGCCGCGGGACGAACCCGTGGAACAGGTCGCGGGCCGGCACCTGGTCGCCCTGCACGGCGAGGACGACCGCGTCACCTTCCCCGCCGCCTCGGCCGAGTGCGTGCGCCGCGCCTCCGGCCTCGCGGCACGGGCGGGGATGGCCGTCGTCGGCGGCGGCGACCACCCGATGCTGCGCCGCTCCCGCTTCTGGCACCGCACGGCCGCCGCCGTCGTCGCCCATCTGCTCGACCCCGAGAGCACACCGGACCCCCTGCCCCGGGAGTGCTACGGCACCGGGGACTTCCCCGTGCTCTGA
- a CDS encoding SDR family oxidoreductase has product MADSPLKDRTAVVTGAARGVGAALAEALARRGARLALIDHDRPALDAVAAALPGPAVAVAADVTDDAALEHAAEVVRERLGPPSVVVANAGIAEGGPFALSDPASWQRVIDVNLTGSARTARVFLPDLTVTAGYHLQIASLASFGAAPMMSAYCASKAGVEAFAHSLRAEVAHHGVAVGIAYLNWTDTDMVRDADRHTVLRELRAHMPPPARRVLPADVVADRLARAVERRRTAVYVPGWLRAVQAGRAVLPPVVLRVSRHALPGLEAEEPLPPTGPLGAGGLADLAAVTRHGGEAD; this is encoded by the coding sequence GTGGCTGACAGCCCGTTGAAGGACCGCACCGCGGTGGTGACCGGAGCCGCGCGCGGGGTGGGAGCGGCGCTCGCGGAGGCGCTCGCCCGGCGCGGCGCCCGTCTGGCCCTGATCGACCACGACCGGCCCGCGCTGGACGCGGTCGCCGCCGCGCTGCCCGGTCCGGCGGTCGCCGTCGCGGCCGACGTCACCGACGACGCGGCGCTGGAGCACGCCGCGGAGGTCGTCCGCGAGCGACTCGGGCCGCCGTCCGTCGTCGTGGCGAACGCCGGTATCGCCGAGGGCGGCCCCTTCGCCCTGTCCGATCCCGCCTCGTGGCAGCGCGTGATCGACGTGAACCTGACCGGCAGCGCCCGCACCGCCCGGGTGTTCCTGCCCGACCTGACGGTGACCGCCGGCTACCACCTCCAGATCGCCTCGCTCGCGTCGTTCGGCGCCGCCCCGATGATGAGCGCCTACTGCGCCTCGAAGGCCGGGGTGGAGGCGTTCGCCCACTCCCTGCGGGCCGAGGTCGCCCATCACGGGGTGGCCGTGGGCATCGCCTACCTCAACTGGACCGACACGGACATGGTCCGCGACGCCGACCGCCATACGGTCCTCAGGGAACTGCGGGCCCACATGCCCCCGCCGGCCCGCCGCGTCCTCCCGGCCGACGTCGTCGCCGACCGCCTGGCACGCGCCGTCGAGCGGCGGCGCACGGCGGTCTACGTCCCCGGCTGGCTGCGGGCGGTCCAGGCGGGGCGTGCCGTGCTCCCGCCGGTCGTGCTGCGCGTGTCCCGGCACGCCCTGCCCGGTCTGGAGGCCGAGGAACCGCTGCCACCCACCGGCCCCCTGGGCGCGGGCGGTCTCGCCGACCTCGCCGCGGTGACCCGGCACGGCGGCGAGGCCGACTGA
- a CDS encoding phytoene desaturase family protein, with the protein MPDAVVVGSGPNGLVAANLLADAGWSVEVLEEQPGPGGAVRHDRGVDPDFVNDLFSSFYPLAAASPIVAGLRLEEYGLRWSHAPTVLAHPLSDGTCAVLSHAVDATAASLDAFHPGDGAAWRRLHTVWERLGPDILAALFTPFPPVRAGARLALRVRAAGGLRLARTLMLPVRRLGEEEFRGAGGKLLLAGNALHADLAPEAAGSGGFGWLMSMLGQSYGFPVPEGGSGELIQALVRRLRSRGGSLRCGRPVAEVVVADGRATGVRTADGETVHAHRAVLADVSAPALYGALVAPEHLPAQLLDDLRRFQWDFATFKVDWALDGRVPWRTEGATDAGTVHVADGLDELTRFAAQIAMGEIPDRPFAVLGQMTTADPTRSPEGTESAWAYTHVPQTVTADAGDAGLTGAWNAAEQEEMADRVERQVERFAPGFRSLIRARRVLAPPTLQSLDGNLRAGALNGGTAALHQQLFFRPVPGTGRPETPVRGLYLASASAHPGGGVHGAPGANAAHAALHRHRTPGLARAQRALTGRNRTGHRPTP; encoded by the coding sequence ATGCCTGACGCCGTGGTCGTCGGATCGGGGCCCAACGGTCTGGTGGCCGCGAACCTGCTCGCCGACGCCGGCTGGAGCGTGGAGGTCCTGGAGGAGCAGCCCGGACCCGGCGGCGCGGTGCGCCACGACCGGGGGGTGGACCCCGACTTCGTCAACGACCTCTTCAGCTCCTTCTATCCGCTGGCCGCCGCCTCGCCGATCGTGGCCGGTCTGCGTCTGGAGGAGTACGGCCTGCGCTGGAGCCATGCCCCCACGGTGCTGGCCCACCCGCTGTCCGACGGCACCTGCGCCGTGCTCTCGCACGCGGTGGACGCGACCGCCGCCTCCCTGGACGCCTTCCACCCGGGGGACGGTGCGGCCTGGCGGCGGCTGCACACCGTCTGGGAGCGGCTCGGACCGGACATCCTGGCCGCGCTGTTCACCCCGTTCCCGCCGGTGCGCGCCGGTGCCCGGCTGGCGTTGCGGGTGCGTGCCGCGGGCGGGCTGCGGCTGGCCCGCACGCTGATGCTGCCGGTGCGCAGGCTGGGGGAGGAGGAGTTCCGGGGCGCGGGCGGAAAGCTGCTGCTGGCCGGGAACGCGCTGCACGCCGACCTCGCCCCGGAGGCGGCGGGCAGCGGCGGCTTCGGCTGGCTGATGAGCATGCTGGGCCAGAGCTACGGCTTTCCCGTCCCCGAGGGCGGCTCCGGCGAGCTCATCCAGGCACTGGTCCGCCGCCTCCGGTCCCGGGGCGGCTCGCTGCGCTGCGGCCGCCCGGTCGCCGAGGTCGTCGTGGCGGACGGGCGGGCCACCGGGGTGCGCACCGCCGACGGCGAGACGGTGCACGCGCACCGCGCCGTACTGGCCGACGTGTCCGCGCCCGCCCTGTACGGCGCGCTGGTCGCGCCGGAACACCTCCCGGCCCAGCTCCTGGACGACCTCCGTCGCTTCCAGTGGGACTTCGCCACCTTCAAGGTCGACTGGGCGCTCGACGGCCGGGTGCCCTGGCGGACCGAGGGGGCGACGGACGCCGGGACCGTCCATGTGGCGGACGGACTGGACGAACTCACCCGCTTCGCCGCCCAGATCGCCATGGGCGAGATCCCGGACCGGCCCTTCGCCGTCCTCGGGCAGATGACGACCGCCGACCCCACCCGCTCGCCCGAGGGCACCGAGTCCGCGTGGGCCTACACGCATGTGCCGCAGACCGTCACCGCGGACGCCGGCGACGCGGGCCTGACCGGCGCCTGGAACGCGGCCGAGCAGGAGGAGATGGCCGACCGTGTCGAACGCCAGGTCGAACGGTTCGCCCCGGGCTTCCGCTCCCTGATCCGCGCCCGCCGCGTCCTGGCGCCGCCCACCCTCCAGTCCCTCGACGGCAACCTGCGCGCCGGCGCCCTCAACGGCGGCACCGCCGCCCTCCACCAGCAGCTCTTCTTCCGCCCCGTGCCCGGCACCGGCCGCCCCGAGACCCCGGTGCGCGGCCTCTACCTCGCCTCCGCTTCGGCCCACCCCGGCGGAGGTGTCCACGGCGCCCCCGGCGCCAACGCCGCCCACGCGGCCCTGCACCGCCACCGCACCCCGGGCCTCGCACGGGCCCAGCGCGCCCTCACCGGTCGCAACCGCACCGGACACCGGCCGACGCCGTGA
- a CDS encoding SRPBCC family protein, whose amino-acid sequence MAVRHRLIKTSRQTVWAVLADGTRYADWVVGTSFSEPIRGRWPEVDSAIGYEVRVGPMRLTNETVVRECVEGERLGLEARAGALGTARIAIELRPWGSYSLVIADEHPLQGAGGALHNVAVEAMIQLRHRAMLARLAAVCEEQARHERPPGHPEPPGPVWSGGAARGGGDA is encoded by the coding sequence GTGGCTGTACGGCACCGTTTGATCAAGACGAGTCGGCAGACCGTGTGGGCCGTCCTCGCGGACGGCACGCGCTATGCGGACTGGGTGGTCGGAACGTCGTTCTCCGAGCCGATCCGCGGCCGATGGCCCGAGGTGGACTCGGCGATCGGATACGAGGTCCGCGTGGGACCGATGCGGCTGACCAACGAGACGGTCGTCCGGGAGTGCGTGGAGGGAGAACGCCTCGGTCTGGAGGCGCGGGCGGGCGCGCTGGGCACGGCGCGCATCGCGATCGAACTGCGGCCGTGGGGCTCCTACAGCCTGGTCATCGCGGACGAGCACCCGTTGCAGGGAGCGGGCGGGGCGCTGCACAACGTGGCCGTCGAGGCGATGATCCAGCTACGGCACCGCGCCATGCTGGCCCGGCTGGCCGCCGTGTGCGAGGAGCAGGCCCGCCACGAGCGCCCGCCGGGCCACCCGGAGCCCCCCGGCCCGGTCTGGTCCGGCGGCGCGGCGCGGGGCGGCGGCGATGCCTGA
- a CDS encoding anti-sigma factor RsbA family regulatory protein codes for MTPTGTATTAFAHPALFYRGEREYLDGIVPFVREGLKDGEPVAVAVPAPRLSVLREALGADASAVHLVDMRVAGRNPGRIIPTVLRAFADRHRDTPVRIVGEPIWPGRSGLEYPACVQHEALINLAFPGRAVTILCPYDADRLDGTALTDARATHPVVLSAGTEAASPSYAPEAVVARYNRPLPPPPPSADRVAFAAEDLSDTRHRAVGRAGRLGLTGVRSEDFALVVAELTTNSVVHGGGSGTLHLWAEGSSLVCQVRDGGHLGDPLAGRRPAAPDRPGGRGLLLVHRLCDLVRVHTTPGDTTVRVYLDL; via the coding sequence ATGACCCCGACCGGCACCGCCACCACCGCCTTCGCGCACCCCGCCCTGTTCTACCGGGGCGAGCGGGAGTACCTGGACGGCATCGTGCCGTTCGTCCGGGAGGGCCTGAAGGACGGCGAGCCCGTCGCCGTGGCCGTCCCCGCCCCCCGGCTGTCCGTGCTGCGGGAGGCCCTCGGCGCGGACGCCTCCGCCGTGCACCTCGTCGACATGCGGGTGGCGGGCCGCAACCCCGGCCGGATCATCCCGACCGTCCTGCGCGCCTTCGCCGACCGGCACCGCGACACCCCCGTCCGTATCGTGGGCGAGCCGATCTGGCCCGGCCGCAGCGGTCTGGAGTACCCGGCCTGCGTCCAGCACGAGGCGCTCATCAACCTGGCCTTCCCCGGCCGCGCGGTGACGATCCTCTGCCCGTACGACGCCGACCGGCTCGACGGGACGGCGCTCACCGACGCCCGCGCCACCCACCCGGTGGTCCTCTCGGCCGGTACGGAGGCCGCCAGCCCGTCCTACGCCCCCGAGGCGGTCGTCGCCCGGTACAACCGGCCGCTGCCGCCGCCCCCTCCGTCGGCCGACCGCGTCGCCTTCGCCGCCGAGGACCTCTCCGACACCCGGCACCGGGCCGTCGGCCGGGCCGGGCGGCTGGGCCTGACCGGTGTGCGGTCGGAGGACTTCGCGCTGGTGGTCGCGGAGCTGACCACCAACAGCGTGGTGCACGGCGGCGGTTCGGGCACCCTGCACCTGTGGGCCGAGGGCTCCTCGCTCGTCTGCCAGGTCCGCGACGGCGGACATCTCGGCGACCCGCTGGCCGGCCGCCGCCCCGCCGCCCCTGACCGGCCGGGCGGCCGCGGCCTGCTCCTGGTCCACCGTCTCTGCGACCTGGTCCGCGTCCACACCACCCCGGGCGACACGACCGTACGCGTCTACCTGGACCTCTAG
- a CDS encoding STAS domain-containing protein: MTDSPLPCPAPGPRSLRVRPLPERAGWRAGGEITLATRPLWERTLHLLSVSPQEVCRLELSAVTFVDLGGVSALAVTAQELPAGRRIVLDRPPAAMPRLLDMFWPGLPAVDVVAR, from the coding sequence GTGACGGACTCCCCGCTGCCGTGTCCGGCCCCGGGTCCGCGTTCCCTGCGGGTACGGCCGCTGCCGGAGCGCGCGGGCTGGCGGGCCGGCGGTGAGATCACCCTGGCGACCCGCCCCCTGTGGGAGCGGACGCTGCACCTGCTCTCCGTGTCGCCGCAGGAGGTCTGCCGGCTGGAGCTGTCCGCCGTGACCTTCGTCGACCTGGGCGGTGTCTCCGCCCTCGCGGTGACCGCCCAGGAACTGCCCGCCGGGCGCCGTATCGTGCTCGACCGGCCGCCGGCCGCGATGCCCCGGCTGCTGGACATGTTCTGGCCCGGGCTGCCGGCGGTCGACGTGGTGGCGCGATGA
- a CDS encoding DUF4139 domain-containing protein, producing MTAGTVRTVQRWASALDGVVVYAQGALCTRLARGSVPADGRVRVTGLPRSLDPGSLRARVTGASGVRVTEARIEVEAEPLGAEAPDALRREVERLRDAYEAVLGRRARQAGLIEETAALRPVPPARKRDDPHRRTAVDAWLELADFVDQRLTGLHARLVELEEELAEAERALSAAADRLARASTDAPASHVATTVSAALTLDGAAGTEVEVEVEYGVPGAVWVPAYRLTVRQGDSSGRLVLRASVAQRTGEDWTGVRLALATADLRRRTDLPRLRSLRIGRRQPAPTPSGWREPPAGLADLFTGYDTAPPRPARAGGMAKAAVGGHAAGAAQPPSPPPPPPMYGAPPAVAPSGAYPEAYAGPAPCGLPQAAPARPGGAPRTGRSRTAAPAMAPAAAFAPAAPAGSGMGAPPPPAPGGPVPAAPAPAVGPPRPSGDELDYTALVLSGPEEPGARRGRLFPDTPYDPVATEHRRRAESVTALPLPGHAVRPRESAGSFDHRFDAVARADIPSDGTWHTVTVGEIPVGLRTEYLCVPSVEQTVYGTLVLSNSTDQALLAGPVEVTVDDDFLRTAALPTLAPGGVSRVGLGPAEGIRVTRRTNLHESTSGLRGATTVLDHRVHVELANRLAGPVTVEVRERVPVTSDPDVRIEERADWTAPEEDLGPEYHAPGTRLWRVDLPAGGTTALDGGYEIRIPTAKALAGGNRRS from the coding sequence ATGACGGCTGGGACGGTTCGGACGGTTCAGAGGTGGGCGTCGGCCCTCGACGGGGTCGTGGTCTACGCGCAAGGGGCGCTCTGCACGCGCCTGGCGCGCGGCAGTGTGCCCGCGGACGGCCGGGTGCGGGTGACGGGGCTGCCCCGTTCGCTCGACCCGGGTTCGCTGCGGGCGCGCGTCACGGGCGCCTCCGGGGTCCGCGTGACCGAGGCGCGCATCGAGGTGGAGGCCGAACCGCTCGGCGCCGAGGCGCCCGACGCGCTGCGCCGCGAGGTGGAGCGGCTGCGGGACGCCTACGAGGCGGTCCTCGGACGCCGGGCCCGGCAGGCGGGATTGATCGAGGAGACCGCGGCGCTGCGCCCGGTCCCGCCGGCCCGCAAGCGCGACGACCCGCACCGGCGCACCGCGGTCGACGCGTGGCTGGAACTGGCCGACTTCGTGGACCAGCGGCTGACCGGGCTGCACGCCCGTCTCGTCGAGCTGGAGGAGGAGCTGGCCGAGGCCGAGCGCGCCCTGTCGGCCGCCGCAGACCGGCTGGCCCGCGCCTCCACCGACGCCCCGGCGTCCCATGTGGCGACCACGGTCTCGGCGGCCCTGACCCTCGACGGCGCCGCCGGCACGGAGGTCGAGGTCGAGGTGGAGTACGGCGTCCCGGGCGCCGTCTGGGTCCCGGCCTACCGGCTCACGGTCCGTCAGGGCGACAGCAGCGGGCGGCTGGTGCTGCGCGCCTCGGTCGCCCAGCGCACCGGCGAGGACTGGACCGGCGTACGCCTGGCCCTGGCCACGGCCGATCTGCGGCGCCGCACCGATCTGCCCCGGCTGCGCTCGCTGCGCATCGGGCGCCGGCAGCCCGCCCCCACGCCGTCCGGCTGGCGCGAGCCCCCGGCGGGGCTGGCCGACCTGTTCACCGGGTACGACACCGCGCCCCCGCGCCCCGCGAGGGCCGGCGGCATGGCCAAGGCCGCGGTGGGCGGTCACGCGGCCGGCGCCGCACAGCCGCCGTCCCCGCCGCCTCCGCCCCCGATGTACGGCGCGCCGCCCGCCGTCGCGCCGTCCGGCGCCTATCCGGAGGCGTACGCCGGCCCGGCGCCCTGTGGTCTCCCGCAGGCGGCGCCCGCCCGGCCCGGCGGCGCGCCGCGCACCGGCCGGTCCCGCACGGCGGCCCCCGCCATGGCCCCCGCCGCCGCCTTCGCACCGGCGGCCCCCGCGGGCAGCGGCATGGGCGCACCGCCGCCGCCCGCCCCCGGCGGCCCGGTGCCCGCGGCTCCCGCGCCCGCCGTGGGTCCGCCGCGGCCGAGCGGCGACGAACTCGACTACACGGCCCTCGTGTTGAGCGGTCCGGAGGAGCCGGGCGCCCGCCGCGGCCGGCTGTTCCCCGACACCCCCTACGATCCGGTCGCCACCGAACACCGCCGCCGCGCCGAGTCCGTGACCGCGCTTCCGCTGCCCGGACACGCCGTACGGCCCCGTGAGTCGGCCGGTTCCTTCGACCACCGCTTCGACGCCGTGGCCCGCGCCGACATCCCCTCGGACGGCACCTGGCACACCGTCACCGTCGGCGAGATCCCGGTCGGGCTGCGCACCGAGTACCTGTGCGTGCCGTCCGTGGAGCAGACCGTGTACGGCACGCTGGTGCTCTCCAACTCCACCGACCAGGCGCTGCTGGCCGGCCCGGTGGAGGTCACCGTCGACGACGACTTCCTGCGCACCGCCGCGCTGCCGACGCTCGCCCCGGGCGGCGTGAGCCGGGTGGGGCTCGGTCCCGCCGAGGGCATCCGGGTCACCCGCCGGACCAATCTGCACGAGTCGACGTCCGGGCTGCGGGGCGCCACCACCGTGCTCGACCACCGGGTCCATGTGGAGCTGGCCAACCGGCTCGCCGGGCCCGTCACCGTCGAGGTGCGCGAACGCGTGCCGGTCACCTCCGACCCGGACGTCCGGATCGAGGAACGCGCCGACTGGACGGCACCCGAGGAAGACCTGGGGCCGGAGTACCACGCGCCCGGCACCCGCCTCTGGCGGGTGGACCTGCCGGCCGGTGGCACCACCGCCCTCGACGGCGGCTACGAGATCCGCATCCCGACCGCCAAGGCCCTGGCCGGCGGCAACCGCAGGAGCTGA
- a CDS encoding mucoidy inhibitor MuiA family protein — MSTAPEPIPLPVTAVTCLEDRAHVERTTVVDLTAGVQRLRLGPVGALAVDRTLHAELTAGPPATVLDARIVRAWTPRARRPAADDSALRHRVDALEQEQVTLEQRRDRLHARLDALGRLAADLLRDIGEGTGHGETEVPRWRGELDRVDAERDAHAEELRTVQARLTVLATELGTAGDALELAEQRPAELVGHIELTVEATAAGPAELRVSHLVPCALWRPAYRAVLDGDSLTLETDAMVWQRTGEDWSGVRLTLSTARSALAGEPPRLSEDRLTLQDRSPAERRTVDVEIREEETADLGPAAVLGLPGVDDGGEVRVLHSPAPVTVPSDGRGHRVPVSSFTTAARGEYACTPELSPLVTQVVRFDNRSGHALLAGPVDLVRGSGFSGRGTLDFTAPGAPVELAYGSRDDHRVVRETEETRDTTTLTQRTVITRTVRLHLSRFSAPHERAQSEAAAQAEGTGERTVVLRERIPVSEVSAVEVRLRKESCSPAPDAVDADGIVRWDLDLPPGGRRTVTLVYELSANSKVTGV; from the coding sequence ATGTCCACGGCACCGGAGCCGATCCCCCTGCCCGTCACCGCCGTCACCTGCCTGGAGGACCGCGCCCACGTCGAACGCACCACGGTGGTGGACCTGACGGCCGGCGTCCAGCGGCTGCGCCTCGGGCCCGTCGGCGCGCTGGCCGTCGACCGGACCCTGCACGCCGAACTGACCGCCGGCCCGCCGGCGACCGTGCTCGACGCGCGGATCGTCCGCGCCTGGACGCCGCGCGCCCGCCGGCCCGCCGCCGACGACTCCGCCCTGCGCCACCGCGTGGACGCCCTCGAACAGGAGCAGGTCACGCTGGAGCAGCGGCGCGACCGGCTGCACGCCCGGCTCGACGCGCTCGGCCGGCTCGCCGCCGATCTGCTGCGCGACATCGGCGAGGGCACCGGCCACGGCGAGACCGAAGTGCCGCGCTGGCGCGGCGAACTGGACCGGGTGGACGCCGAACGCGACGCCCACGCCGAGGAACTGCGCACCGTACAGGCCCGGCTGACCGTACTGGCCACCGAACTCGGCACGGCGGGCGACGCCTTGGAGCTGGCCGAGCAGCGGCCCGCCGAACTGGTGGGGCACATCGAGCTGACCGTCGAGGCCACGGCCGCCGGTCCGGCCGAGCTGCGCGTGAGCCACCTCGTCCCCTGTGCGCTGTGGCGGCCCGCCTACCGGGCCGTGCTCGACGGGGACTCCCTCACGCTGGAGACCGACGCGATGGTCTGGCAGCGCACCGGCGAGGACTGGTCCGGCGTACGGCTGACGCTGTCCACCGCGCGTTCGGCGCTGGCCGGGGAGCCGCCCCGGCTGAGCGAGGACCGGCTCACGCTCCAGGACCGCTCCCCCGCCGAGCGCCGTACCGTCGACGTCGAGATCCGCGAGGAGGAGACCGCCGACCTCGGCCCGGCCGCGGTGCTCGGCCTGCCCGGGGTGGACGACGGCGGCGAGGTACGGGTGCTGCACTCCCCCGCTCCGGTCACCGTGCCCTCGGACGGCCGCGGCCACCGGGTGCCCGTCTCGTCGTTCACCACCGCGGCGCGCGGCGAGTACGCCTGTACGCCCGAACTGTCCCCGCTGGTCACCCAGGTGGTGCGGTTCGACAACCGGTCGGGGCACGCGCTGCTCGCCGGGCCCGTCGACCTGGTCCGCGGCAGCGGGTTCAGCGGCCGCGGCACCCTGGACTTCACCGCGCCGGGCGCCCCCGTCGAACTCGCCTACGGCAGCAGGGACGACCACCGGGTGGTCCGGGAGACCGAGGAGACCCGCGACACCACCACGCTCACCCAGCGCACCGTGATCACCCGCACGGTCCGCCTGCATCTGTCCCGCTTCTCCGCACCGCACGAGCGTGCGCAGAGCGAGGCAGCCGCACAGGCGGAGGGGACCGGCGAGCGGACGGTCGTCCTGCGGGAGCGGATCCCCGTCTCGGAGGTCTCCGCGGTGGAGGTGCGGCTGCGCAAGGAGTCCTGCTCCCCCGCCCCCGACGCGGTCGACGCCGACGGCATCGTCCGCTGGGACCTCGACCTGCCGCCCGGCGGCCGTCGCACCGTCACGCTGGTGTACGAACTGTCGGCGAACTCCAAGGTCACCGGGGTCTGA